A window of Onychostoma macrolepis isolate SWU-2019 chromosome 01, ASM1243209v1, whole genome shotgun sequence contains these coding sequences:
- the pcdh18a gene encoding protocadherin-18a isoform X1: MDTSKGTVFCATLLKLAVLVTLARYVSAKTLKYQVYEEQKVGTVIARLREDVADVLSKLPSTIPLRFRAMQRGSESLLSVRDQDGEISIRTKIDREKLCEKNLNCTIEFDVLTLPTEHLQLFHIEVEILDINDNAPQFARPVIPIEISETAAVGTRIPLDSATDPDVGENSLNTYSLTPSDFFMIDILTRTDGAKYAELVVLKELDREVRASYELQLTASDRGVPPKFGTTLLKISIADSNDNNPVFEKPSYVINLLENSPLGSLLIDLNATDPDEGTNGKIVYSFSSHVSPKILETFKINSDNGHLTLMRKVDFESTNSYDIDVQAQDMGPNSMPAHCKVIIKVVDVNDNKPDISINLMSTGNEEIAYISEMAPVDTFVALVRVDDLDSGLNGEVECRLHGQGHFKLQKTYEKNFMILTNVTLDREKRSEYSLTVIAEDKGSPSLSTIKHFTVQVQDENDNAPKFEKSRYEISMAENNSPGAYLSSVRASDPDLGPNGQVSYSILESTVHGSSISTYVTIDPSNGDIYALRTFDREDVSQISFLVQARDSGSLPLRSNVTVVLTVLDENDNRPVIMMPQLWNHTADVPVSKYAEIGDVVTVVRAIDRDSGTNGDLSCSVVGGNEAGYFAMDAKTCEIRTNVSMQDVPQDHVELTVLVQDHGAQPLSTRALLRLSLYENIENHMNPHLTGGGAGDGPLDVSMIIIISLGAICAILLLIMVAFALRCSREKKDTRSYNCRVAESTYQQHPKKPSRQIHKGDITLVPTINGTLPIRAHHRSPTSSPGPERAHMGSRQSQHSRQSLNSLVTISSNHIPENFALEMTHATPPVEQVSQLLSILHQGQYQPRPSFRGNKYSRSYRYALQDMDKFSLKDSGRGDSDAGDSDCEMGRDSPIDRLLGDGFGDLFHSDGHHRLHPVMKLCTEECRVLGHSDQCWMPSQASSDYRVNMYIPGEESRPQVLEEDQQSVDSAKKSFSTFGKDNEDECSGSLLSEMNNVFQRLLPTSYSEVNELEGCAGPPTSSIGMEIRKGFLPGKASSTGPAYPQGVAVWAANTHFQNPGSAVTSGHGSTNHTASQAHLKWLPAMEEIPENYEEDDLESVLSQRQGKRNDTRHEVVDASELVAEINKLLQDVRQS, encoded by the exons ATGGATACCAGCAAGGGCACAGTGTTCTGTGCCACTTTACTCAAACTTGCTGTGCTCGTGACATTGGCACGGTACGTCTCGGCTAAAACTCTGAAATACCAAGTTTACGAAGAGCAGAAGGTGGGTACAGTGATCGCCAGACTTCGAGAAGATGTCGCTGATGTTTTGTCCAAACTTCCGAGCACGATTCCGTTACGCTTTAGAGCCATGCAGCGCGGCAGCGAGTCTCTTCTCTCCGTGCGCGATCAGGATGGAGAGATCAGCATCAGGACCAAAATTGACCGCGAGAAACTGTGTGAGAAGAATCTCAACTGCACTATCGAATTTGACGTCCTCACCCTTCCCACGGAACACCTACAGCTGTTTCACATCGAAGTGGAAATTTTGGACATTAACGACAATGCGCCACAGTTCGCGCGCCCCGTCATTCCCATAGAGATCTCCGAAACCGCCGCCGTGGGGACGCGCATTCCCCTTGACAGCGCCACCGATCCAGACGTCGGAGAGAACTCACTGAACACATACTCTCTGACCCCGTCTGACTTCTTTATGATTGATATTCTAACCAGAACCGATGGCGCCAAGTACGCGGAGCTCGTTGTGCTTAAAGAGCTGGATAGAGAGGTGAGAGCAAGCTATGAACTCCAGCTCACTGCCTCAGACAGGGGCGTTCCCCCAAAATTTGGAACAACGCTCCTGAAAATCAGCATAGCCGACTCAAACGACAACAATCCGGTGTTTGAGAAGCCATCTTATGTGATCAACTTGCTTGAAAATTCCCCTTTAGGCAGTTTGCTTATTGATCTGAATGCCACTGATCCAGATGAAGGGACCAATGGTAAAATTGTTTATTCTTTTAGCAGTCATGTGTCACCTAAAATTCTAGAGACTTTTAAGATTAATTCTGATAATGGTCATTTGACACTAATGAGGAAAGTTGACTTTGAAAGCACAAATTCGTATGACATAGATGTTCAAGCTCAAGACATGGGCCCCAACTCAATGCCAGCACACTGTAAAGTCATAATAAAAGTGGTGGATGTGAATGACAACAAACCTGACATTAGTATAAATTTGATGTCCACTGGGAACGAGGAGATAGCTTATATATCAGAGATGGCTCCTGTAGATACATTTGTGGCTCTGGTGAGGGTAGATGACCTGGACTCTGGGTTGAATGGAGAGGTGGAGTGCCGTCTCCATGGCCAGGGTCATTTCAAACTGCAAAAGACATATGAGAAGAACTTCATGATCCTTACCAATGTCACTCTTGACAGAGAGAAGAGGTCTGAGTACAGCTTGACTGTTATAGCTGAAGACAAAGGCTCTCCAAGTCTATCAACCATCAAACACTTTACTGTGCAGGTCCAGGATGAGAATGACAATGCGCCAAAGTTTGAGAAGAGCAGGTATGAGATTTCCATGGCGGAGAACAACTCACCAGGAGCTTATCTGTCATCTGTGAGGGCCTCAGATCCAGACCTGGGCCCGAATGGTCAAGTGAGCTACTCTATACTTGAAAGTACAGTCCATGGGAGCTCCATCTCCACGTATGTAACTATTGACCCCTCTAATGGAGACATTTATGCACTACGTACTTTTGATCGTGAAGACGTGAGTCAGATCTCGTTCTTAGTCCAGGCCCGGGATTCTGGAAGTCTTCCTCTGCGTAGTAATGTGACCGTTGTGTTGACTGTCTTGGATGAGAACGACAACAGACCAGTCATCATGATGCCTCAGCTGTGGAACCACACGGCTGATGTTCCAGTATCTAAATACGCAGAGATCGGTGATGTTGTAACAGTAGTTCGCGCAATAGACCGTGATTCTGGCACCAACGGTGACCTGTCATGTTCTGTAGTAGGGGGCAACGAGGCAGGTTACTTTGCCATGGATGCTAAAACATGTGAAATTCGGACCAACGTCAGCATGCAGGACGTCCCACAGGATCACGTGGAGCTGACCGTACTCGTGCAGGACCATGGTGCTCAACCCCTCAGCACCAGAGCCCTGCTGAGACTTTCACTTTATGAAAACATTGAGAACCACATGAATCCCCATCTGACAGGTGGAGGAGCCGGAGATGGCCCTCTAGACGTGTCCATGATCATCATCATCTCCCTTGGGGCGATCTGCGCCATTCTGCTTCTCATCATGGTAGCCTTTGCCCTTCGCTGCTCACGTGAAAAGAAGGACACTCGCTCATACAACTGCAGGGTGGCTGAGTCTACTTACCAACAGCACCCTAAAAAACCCTCACGGCAGATCCATAAAGGTGACATCACCCTGGTGCCCACCATCAACGGGACCCTCCCAATCCGTGCACACCATCGCTCACCAACCTCCTCGCCTGGACCTGAAAGGGCCCACATGGGCAGCCGGCAAAGCCAACACAGCCGCCAATCACTGAACAGCTTGGTCACTATTTCCTCCAATCACATCCCTGAGAACTTCGCCCTGGAAATGACACATGCCACGCCCCCTGTGGAG CAAGTCTCACAGCTCCTCTCAATACTCCATCAGGGTCAGTATCAGCCGCGGCCCAGCTTCAGAGGGAACAAATACTCTCGCAGCTACAG GTACGCCCTCCAGGACATGGATAAGTTCAGTCTAAAAGATAGTGGGCGTGGCGACAGTGATGCGGGCGACAGCGACTGCGAGATGGGCCGTGATTCGCCCATCGACCGGTTGCTAGGCGACGGCTTCGGAGACCTCTTCCACAGCGATGGACACCACCGTCTCCACCCAG TCATGAAATTGTGTACGGAGGAGTGCCGTGTGTTGGGTCACTCTGACCAGTGCTGGATGCCATCTCAGGCGTCTTCGGATTACCGTGTGAACATGTACATCCCTGGAGAAGAGAGCAGGCCTCAGGTCCTCGAGGAGGACCAACAGTCAGTCGACTCAGCTAAGAAGAGCTTTTCTACCTTCGGAAAGGACAATGAGGACGAATGCAGCGGTTCGCTGCTGTCAGAAATGAACAACGTCTTCCAACGTCTCCTGCCAACTTCTTACTCTGAGGTCAATGAGCTTGAAGGATGCGCTGGCCCTCCCACTTCCTCCATCGGCATGGAGATCAGAAAGGGCTTCCTGCCGGGTAAGGCGTCGTCTACAGGCCCTGCCTACCCTCAGGGCGTTGCTGTATGGGCGGCCAATACTCACTTTCAAAATCCTGGCAGTGCCGTGACGAGCGGACACGGCTCGACCAATCACACAGCATCACAGGCACATTTAAAATGGCTGCCGGCAATGGAGGAGATCCCAGAGAACTACGAAGAGGACGACTTAGAGAGTGTGCTCAGCCAGCGGCAGGGAAAACGCAATGACACGAGACACGAAGTTGTCGACGCTAGTGAACTGGTTGCCGAAATTAACAAATTGCTACAGGACGTACGCCAGAGCTAA
- the pcdh18a gene encoding protocadherin-18a isoform X2, which translates to MDTSKGTVFCATLLKLAVLVTLARYVSAKTLKYQVYEEQKVGTVIARLREDVADVLSKLPSTIPLRFRAMQRGSESLLSVRDQDGEISIRTKIDREKLCEKNLNCTIEFDVLTLPTEHLQLFHIEVEILDINDNAPQFARPVIPIEISETAAVGTRIPLDSATDPDVGENSLNTYSLTPSDFFMIDILTRTDGAKYAELVVLKELDREVRASYELQLTASDRGVPPKFGTTLLKISIADSNDNNPVFEKPSYVINLLENSPLGSLLIDLNATDPDEGTNGKIVYSFSSHVSPKILETFKINSDNGHLTLMRKVDFESTNSYDIDVQAQDMGPNSMPAHCKVIIKVVDVNDNKPDISINLMSTGNEEIAYISEMAPVDTFVALVRVDDLDSGLNGEVECRLHGQGHFKLQKTYEKNFMILTNVTLDREKRSEYSLTVIAEDKGSPSLSTIKHFTVQVQDENDNAPKFEKSRYEISMAENNSPGAYLSSVRASDPDLGPNGQVSYSILESTVHGSSISTYVTIDPSNGDIYALRTFDREDVSQISFLVQARDSGSLPLRSNVTVVLTVLDENDNRPVIMMPQLWNHTADVPVSKYAEIGDVVTVVRAIDRDSGTNGDLSCSVVGGNEAGYFAMDAKTCEIRTNVSMQDVPQDHVELTVLVQDHGAQPLSTRALLRLSLYENIENHMNPHLTGGGAGDGPLDVSMIIIISLGAICAILLLIMVAFALRCSREKKDTRSYNCRVAESTYQQHPKKPSRQIHKGDITLVPTINGTLPIRAHHRSPTSSPGPERAHMGSRQSQHSRQSLNSLVTISSNHIPENFALEMTHATPPVEGQYQPRPSFRGNKYSRSYRYALQDMDKFSLKDSGRGDSDAGDSDCEMGRDSPIDRLLGDGFGDLFHSDGHHRLHPVMKLCTEECRVLGHSDQCWMPSQASSDYRVNMYIPGEESRPQVLEEDQQSVDSAKKSFSTFGKDNEDECSGSLLSEMNNVFQRLLPTSYSEVNELEGCAGPPTSSIGMEIRKGFLPGKASSTGPAYPQGVAVWAANTHFQNPGSAVTSGHGSTNHTASQAHLKWLPAMEEIPENYEEDDLESVLSQRQGKRNDTRHEVVDASELVAEINKLLQDVRQS; encoded by the exons ATGGATACCAGCAAGGGCACAGTGTTCTGTGCCACTTTACTCAAACTTGCTGTGCTCGTGACATTGGCACGGTACGTCTCGGCTAAAACTCTGAAATACCAAGTTTACGAAGAGCAGAAGGTGGGTACAGTGATCGCCAGACTTCGAGAAGATGTCGCTGATGTTTTGTCCAAACTTCCGAGCACGATTCCGTTACGCTTTAGAGCCATGCAGCGCGGCAGCGAGTCTCTTCTCTCCGTGCGCGATCAGGATGGAGAGATCAGCATCAGGACCAAAATTGACCGCGAGAAACTGTGTGAGAAGAATCTCAACTGCACTATCGAATTTGACGTCCTCACCCTTCCCACGGAACACCTACAGCTGTTTCACATCGAAGTGGAAATTTTGGACATTAACGACAATGCGCCACAGTTCGCGCGCCCCGTCATTCCCATAGAGATCTCCGAAACCGCCGCCGTGGGGACGCGCATTCCCCTTGACAGCGCCACCGATCCAGACGTCGGAGAGAACTCACTGAACACATACTCTCTGACCCCGTCTGACTTCTTTATGATTGATATTCTAACCAGAACCGATGGCGCCAAGTACGCGGAGCTCGTTGTGCTTAAAGAGCTGGATAGAGAGGTGAGAGCAAGCTATGAACTCCAGCTCACTGCCTCAGACAGGGGCGTTCCCCCAAAATTTGGAACAACGCTCCTGAAAATCAGCATAGCCGACTCAAACGACAACAATCCGGTGTTTGAGAAGCCATCTTATGTGATCAACTTGCTTGAAAATTCCCCTTTAGGCAGTTTGCTTATTGATCTGAATGCCACTGATCCAGATGAAGGGACCAATGGTAAAATTGTTTATTCTTTTAGCAGTCATGTGTCACCTAAAATTCTAGAGACTTTTAAGATTAATTCTGATAATGGTCATTTGACACTAATGAGGAAAGTTGACTTTGAAAGCACAAATTCGTATGACATAGATGTTCAAGCTCAAGACATGGGCCCCAACTCAATGCCAGCACACTGTAAAGTCATAATAAAAGTGGTGGATGTGAATGACAACAAACCTGACATTAGTATAAATTTGATGTCCACTGGGAACGAGGAGATAGCTTATATATCAGAGATGGCTCCTGTAGATACATTTGTGGCTCTGGTGAGGGTAGATGACCTGGACTCTGGGTTGAATGGAGAGGTGGAGTGCCGTCTCCATGGCCAGGGTCATTTCAAACTGCAAAAGACATATGAGAAGAACTTCATGATCCTTACCAATGTCACTCTTGACAGAGAGAAGAGGTCTGAGTACAGCTTGACTGTTATAGCTGAAGACAAAGGCTCTCCAAGTCTATCAACCATCAAACACTTTACTGTGCAGGTCCAGGATGAGAATGACAATGCGCCAAAGTTTGAGAAGAGCAGGTATGAGATTTCCATGGCGGAGAACAACTCACCAGGAGCTTATCTGTCATCTGTGAGGGCCTCAGATCCAGACCTGGGCCCGAATGGTCAAGTGAGCTACTCTATACTTGAAAGTACAGTCCATGGGAGCTCCATCTCCACGTATGTAACTATTGACCCCTCTAATGGAGACATTTATGCACTACGTACTTTTGATCGTGAAGACGTGAGTCAGATCTCGTTCTTAGTCCAGGCCCGGGATTCTGGAAGTCTTCCTCTGCGTAGTAATGTGACCGTTGTGTTGACTGTCTTGGATGAGAACGACAACAGACCAGTCATCATGATGCCTCAGCTGTGGAACCACACGGCTGATGTTCCAGTATCTAAATACGCAGAGATCGGTGATGTTGTAACAGTAGTTCGCGCAATAGACCGTGATTCTGGCACCAACGGTGACCTGTCATGTTCTGTAGTAGGGGGCAACGAGGCAGGTTACTTTGCCATGGATGCTAAAACATGTGAAATTCGGACCAACGTCAGCATGCAGGACGTCCCACAGGATCACGTGGAGCTGACCGTACTCGTGCAGGACCATGGTGCTCAACCCCTCAGCACCAGAGCCCTGCTGAGACTTTCACTTTATGAAAACATTGAGAACCACATGAATCCCCATCTGACAGGTGGAGGAGCCGGAGATGGCCCTCTAGACGTGTCCATGATCATCATCATCTCCCTTGGGGCGATCTGCGCCATTCTGCTTCTCATCATGGTAGCCTTTGCCCTTCGCTGCTCACGTGAAAAGAAGGACACTCGCTCATACAACTGCAGGGTGGCTGAGTCTACTTACCAACAGCACCCTAAAAAACCCTCACGGCAGATCCATAAAGGTGACATCACCCTGGTGCCCACCATCAACGGGACCCTCCCAATCCGTGCACACCATCGCTCACCAACCTCCTCGCCTGGACCTGAAAGGGCCCACATGGGCAGCCGGCAAAGCCAACACAGCCGCCAATCACTGAACAGCTTGGTCACTATTTCCTCCAATCACATCCCTGAGAACTTCGCCCTGGAAATGACACATGCCACGCCCCCTGTGGAG GGTCAGTATCAGCCGCGGCCCAGCTTCAGAGGGAACAAATACTCTCGCAGCTACAG GTACGCCCTCCAGGACATGGATAAGTTCAGTCTAAAAGATAGTGGGCGTGGCGACAGTGATGCGGGCGACAGCGACTGCGAGATGGGCCGTGATTCGCCCATCGACCGGTTGCTAGGCGACGGCTTCGGAGACCTCTTCCACAGCGATGGACACCACCGTCTCCACCCAG TCATGAAATTGTGTACGGAGGAGTGCCGTGTGTTGGGTCACTCTGACCAGTGCTGGATGCCATCTCAGGCGTCTTCGGATTACCGTGTGAACATGTACATCCCTGGAGAAGAGAGCAGGCCTCAGGTCCTCGAGGAGGACCAACAGTCAGTCGACTCAGCTAAGAAGAGCTTTTCTACCTTCGGAAAGGACAATGAGGACGAATGCAGCGGTTCGCTGCTGTCAGAAATGAACAACGTCTTCCAACGTCTCCTGCCAACTTCTTACTCTGAGGTCAATGAGCTTGAAGGATGCGCTGGCCCTCCCACTTCCTCCATCGGCATGGAGATCAGAAAGGGCTTCCTGCCGGGTAAGGCGTCGTCTACAGGCCCTGCCTACCCTCAGGGCGTTGCTGTATGGGCGGCCAATACTCACTTTCAAAATCCTGGCAGTGCCGTGACGAGCGGACACGGCTCGACCAATCACACAGCATCACAGGCACATTTAAAATGGCTGCCGGCAATGGAGGAGATCCCAGAGAACTACGAAGAGGACGACTTAGAGAGTGTGCTCAGCCAGCGGCAGGGAAAACGCAATGACACGAGACACGAAGTTGTCGACGCTAGTGAACTGGTTGCCGAAATTAACAAATTGCTACAGGACGTACGCCAGAGCTAA